Proteins from one Planctomyces sp. SH-PL62 genomic window:
- a CDS encoding mechanosensitive ion channel family protein — MQSLVRSIELVKELVQVSQSSLDNATRTREFLLGELNSDKPSTALQAWTHDDEDALGALDRRVRDASADAKRLKARFEEMVEEQGLVVGALQKTSLRARSARDVLEQTQEKVEALESPFSTPNIKAWLRMHAPPVLGTLVLMSFLYVLVSRYSHKIVEIFAARGIRGSKAERDNRMETLVSVLQNTGSVVVLVGGTSTLLSQVGIPVAPLLGGAAVAGVAVAFGAQNLIKDFFYGFMILLENQYKLKDVVKIGDHSGQVEQITLRMTALRDSDGALHFLPNGATTSVVNMTHGWSSATFNVRISREEDVDRVIAMIQDLGKELRMDPALRLMIVDDLSMMGVDALTDTAVVILFSIKTLPLQQWNVKREFLRRLKKKFQEKNVLLPPIQPTLPGA, encoded by the coding sequence ATGCAGAGCCTCGTGCGCTCGATCGAGCTGGTGAAGGAGCTCGTCCAGGTCTCCCAGTCGAGCCTCGACAACGCGACGCGGACGCGGGAGTTCCTGCTGGGCGAGTTGAACTCGGACAAGCCCTCGACGGCGCTCCAGGCGTGGACCCACGACGACGAGGACGCGCTGGGCGCCCTGGACCGAAGGGTCCGCGACGCCTCCGCCGACGCCAAGCGGCTCAAGGCCCGGTTCGAAGAGATGGTCGAGGAGCAAGGCCTGGTCGTGGGCGCGCTCCAGAAGACCAGCCTCCGCGCCCGGTCGGCCCGCGACGTCCTCGAGCAGACCCAGGAGAAGGTGGAGGCCCTGGAGAGCCCCTTCTCCACGCCGAACATCAAGGCCTGGCTCCGCATGCACGCCCCCCCCGTCCTGGGGACGCTGGTGCTGATGAGCTTCCTGTACGTGCTGGTCAGCCGGTATTCGCACAAGATCGTGGAGATCTTCGCCGCGCGGGGGATCCGGGGCTCGAAGGCCGAGCGCGACAACCGGATGGAGACGCTGGTGAGCGTGCTCCAGAACACCGGCAGCGTCGTGGTGCTGGTAGGCGGGACCTCCACGCTCCTGAGCCAGGTGGGCATCCCGGTCGCGCCGCTGCTCGGCGGCGCCGCGGTGGCCGGCGTCGCGGTCGCCTTCGGCGCCCAGAATCTCATCAAGGACTTCTTCTATGGATTCATGATCCTGCTGGAGAACCAGTACAAGCTCAAAGACGTCGTGAAGATTGGCGACCACAGCGGCCAGGTGGAGCAGATCACGCTCCGCATGACGGCCCTCCGCGACTCCGACGGCGCCCTCCACTTCCTCCCCAACGGCGCCACCACCTCGGTCGTCAACATGACCCACGGCTGGTCGAGCGCCACCTTCAACGTCCGCATCTCCCGGGAAGAGGACGTCGACCGGGTCATCGCGATGATCCAGGACCTGGGTAAGGAACTCCGCATGGACCCCGCCCTGCGGCTCATGATCGTCGACGACCTGAGCATGATGGGCGTCGACGCGCTGACCGACACGGCCGTCGTCATCCTCTTCTCGATCAAGACGCTGCCGCTCCAGCAGTGGAACGTCAAGCGCGAGTTCCTCCGCCGCCTCAAGAAGAAGTTCCAGGAGAAGAACGTCCTCCTGCCGCCGATCCAGCCGACGCTCCCGGGCGCCTGA
- a CDS encoding ABC transporter substrate-binding protein: MCVALVAATVGCRGATHEEKNTPTSGPVKAARLAGEAGGWPVEVIDSLGRRVAVAKPAERVVSLAPSNTEILFAVGGGDRVVGVTMMDDYPPEAKTRTSIGGMAPSSVNLEALAALKPDLVLATGGVQQPIVEPLERLGLTVVAIDAERPEDVSANIRVVGRLVGREAESEALATRFEERVDGVRRRVAARGSAPRPKVLYLLYDEPLMTVGPGTFLGRMIETAGGANVFGDVTARYPTPSDEEVLLRAPEVVLATFGLMGGGGGPEPGRQRLLKRPGWKDVPAVRDGRIVALDEDLTTRVGPRLVEGLEAVEAALAPPPG; this comes from the coding sequence GTGTGCGTCGCGCTGGTCGCCGCGACGGTCGGGTGTCGGGGGGCGACGCATGAGGAGAAGAATACGCCCACGTCGGGGCCGGTGAAGGCGGCGCGGCTCGCGGGCGAGGCGGGCGGCTGGCCCGTGGAGGTGATCGACTCGCTGGGGCGTCGGGTCGCCGTCGCGAAGCCGGCCGAGCGGGTGGTGTCGCTGGCCCCGTCGAACACGGAGATCCTGTTCGCCGTGGGGGGGGGCGACCGGGTCGTGGGCGTGACGATGATGGACGACTATCCGCCCGAGGCGAAGACGCGGACGTCGATCGGCGGCATGGCCCCGTCGAGCGTCAACCTGGAGGCGCTCGCGGCGCTGAAGCCCGACCTGGTGCTGGCGACCGGGGGGGTGCAGCAGCCGATCGTCGAGCCGCTGGAACGCCTGGGGCTGACGGTCGTGGCGATCGACGCCGAGCGGCCCGAGGACGTGTCCGCCAACATCCGGGTCGTCGGCCGGCTGGTCGGCCGAGAGGCCGAGTCCGAGGCGTTGGCGACGCGGTTCGAGGAGCGGGTCGACGGCGTGCGGCGGCGGGTCGCGGCGCGGGGTTCGGCGCCGCGTCCGAAGGTGCTCTACCTGCTCTACGACGAGCCCTTGATGACGGTCGGGCCGGGGACGTTCCTGGGCCGGATGATCGAGACGGCGGGCGGAGCCAACGTCTTCGGCGACGTCACCGCCCGGTATCCGACCCCCAGCGACGAGGAGGTCCTGCTCCGCGCGCCCGAGGTCGTCCTCGCCACGTTCGGCCTGATGGGGGGCGGGGGAGGCCCGGAGCCGGGCCGCCAGCGGTTGCTCAAGCGGCCCGGCTGGAAGGACGTCCCCGCCGTGCGCGACGGCCGGATCGTCGCGCTCGACGAGGACCTGACCACCCGCGTCGGCCCCCGGCTGGTCGAGGGCCTGGAGGCCGTCGAGGCCGCGCTCGCGCCGCCGCCCGGCTGA
- a CDS encoding ABC transporter ATP-binding protein codes for MTVPRLHARGLSCGYGRGLPDVLSDVELTVESGTVLALLGPNGSGKTTLLRTLARLLTPRAGSVLVDGEDAWRRGRAWTHRRVAIALQEDPQGARLTVDEVVRLGRAAHRGWWLPMTDEDGAVVERVLERTRLIPMRDRPVDRLSAGEWQRVVLAQSLAQEPRVLLLDEPTAHLDWNYQYEILELVDHLARDEGLAVVASLHDLNQASTWADRIALLAEGRLLAVGEPEEVLTPELLGRAYRCPVLVDRHPLSGAPMVLPPPRTRLGAEQARKS; via the coding sequence ATGACCGTCCCGCGCCTCCACGCCCGGGGGCTCTCCTGCGGCTACGGCCGGGGGCTGCCCGACGTCCTCTCGGACGTCGAGCTGACCGTCGAGTCCGGGACCGTGCTGGCGCTCCTGGGCCCCAACGGCTCGGGCAAGACGACGCTCCTGCGGACCCTCGCCCGGCTGCTGACCCCGCGCGCCGGGTCGGTCCTGGTCGATGGCGAGGACGCCTGGCGGCGCGGCCGCGCCTGGACCCATCGCCGGGTCGCGATCGCCCTCCAGGAAGACCCCCAGGGGGCGCGGCTGACCGTCGACGAGGTCGTCCGACTCGGCCGCGCGGCGCATCGGGGGTGGTGGCTGCCGATGACCGACGAGGACGGCGCCGTGGTCGAACGGGTGCTCGAACGGACCCGACTGATCCCGATGCGCGACCGCCCCGTCGACCGACTCTCGGCCGGGGAATGGCAGCGGGTGGTGCTGGCGCAGTCGCTCGCCCAGGAGCCGCGCGTCCTGCTGCTGGACGAGCCCACGGCGCACCTGGACTGGAATTACCAGTACGAGATCCTCGAACTCGTCGATCATCTGGCGCGCGATGAGGGCCTGGCGGTCGTCGCGAGCCTCCACGACCTGAACCAGGCGTCGACCTGGGCCGACCGGATCGCGCTGCTGGCCGAGGGCCGGCTGCTGGCGGTCGGCGAGCCCGAGGAGGTCCTGACGCCCGAACTCCTCGGCCGCGCCTACCGCTGCCCGGTCCTGGTCGACCGCCATCCCCTCTCCGGGGCCCCGATGGTCTTGCCCCCGCCCCGGACTCGTCTCGGGGCCGAACAAGCGAGGAAATCATGA
- a CDS encoding FecCD family ABC transporter permease → MNDRFVRVAFLAALLVAVGIASLGVGPVRLSIGQIVGALSGRGETVSRDVTTIVWELRMPRVILAGLVGLALGAAGAAYQGLFRNPLADPYVIGASTGSALGATLVIVTAGQAGGLGFGAVPLGGFLGAVGAAGLVYMSTAWWGPAPIVSLLLAGSAVSSCLGAMVWLLMVLHDEELARIVSWLMGSLAGRGWEALIGGGPYIVVGFLGLCVLSRPLDALSLGEQPARALGLPLKPISGLIVAAASLATAAAVAVAGVIGFVGLIAPHVARAFVGARHRFLIPASGLIGGVLLVLADDLARTVAAPIELPVGVLTAILGGPFFLVVLRRSIR, encoded by the coding sequence ATGAACGATCGCTTCGTCCGCGTCGCATTCCTGGCGGCCTTGCTCGTCGCGGTCGGGATTGCGAGCCTGGGGGTCGGCCCGGTGCGACTCTCGATCGGGCAGATCGTGGGGGCCTTGTCGGGCCGGGGCGAGACGGTCTCGCGCGACGTGACGACGATCGTCTGGGAGCTTCGCATGCCCCGGGTGATCCTGGCGGGGCTGGTGGGGCTGGCCCTGGGAGCGGCGGGGGCCGCGTACCAGGGGCTCTTTCGCAATCCCCTGGCCGATCCCTACGTCATCGGGGCGTCGACCGGCTCGGCGCTGGGGGCGACGCTGGTCATCGTGACGGCCGGCCAGGCGGGGGGGCTGGGCTTCGGGGCGGTGCCCCTGGGCGGGTTCCTCGGGGCCGTGGGTGCCGCCGGGTTGGTCTACATGTCGACGGCCTGGTGGGGCCCCGCGCCGATCGTCTCGCTGCTGCTGGCGGGGTCGGCGGTGAGCAGTTGCCTGGGGGCGATGGTCTGGCTCCTGATGGTGCTGCACGACGAGGAACTGGCCCGGATCGTCTCGTGGCTGATGGGGAGCCTGGCGGGACGCGGGTGGGAGGCGCTGATCGGCGGCGGGCCGTATATCGTGGTGGGATTCCTGGGCCTCTGCGTGCTCTCCCGGCCGCTCGACGCGCTCTCGCTGGGGGAGCAGCCGGCGCGAGCGCTCGGGCTTCCCTTGAAGCCGATCAGCGGGCTGATCGTCGCGGCGGCCAGCCTGGCGACGGCCGCCGCCGTGGCGGTGGCGGGGGTGATCGGCTTCGTCGGCCTGATCGCCCCACACGTGGCGCGGGCCTTCGTCGGGGCGAGGCACCGCTTCCTGATCCCGGCCAGCGGCCTGATCGGCGGCGTGCTCCTGGTCCTGGCCGACGACCTGGCGCGCACGGTCGCCGCGCCGATCGAGCTGCCGGTGGGCGTCCTGACCGCCATCCTCGGCGGGCCCTTCTTCCTGGTGGTCCTGAGGAGGTCCATCCGATGA
- a CDS encoding DUF1289 domain-containing protein, with protein MTTTSPCIGFCRLDAASSHCLGCARTSAEIAAWRDAPAAFLERVWADLPARRARMGVGLHRLKWTRGDLMAFIAGTLEPGRPAGGTWAIGHFGGASEFRVGPDETSELERDGSARLVARTRRAAVRFDVPEQVRVMAPVASGDDPSPGPLVLAVPRNRQTPRAGLAYLGLDRDAVEPRDRDARLYDLGLGARAAAFCLRTDDPELIRGLDDCLGLEWPDLFAGIGRRIVEARPARVVLGPIGRVEALGPIEGGDDEGPLAPIRLAGCGDVPNGLETPETLTPCAFFFPDRGTE; from the coding sequence GTGACGACGACCAGCCCTTGCATCGGATTCTGCCGCCTCGACGCCGCGTCGAGCCACTGCCTGGGATGCGCCCGGACGTCGGCGGAGATCGCCGCCTGGCGCGACGCCCCGGCGGCGTTCCTCGAACGGGTCTGGGCGGACCTGCCCGCTCGTCGGGCGAGGATGGGTGTGGGGCTCCACCGCCTGAAGTGGACCCGGGGCGATCTCATGGCGTTCATCGCCGGGACGCTGGAGCCGGGGAGGCCCGCGGGCGGAACCTGGGCGATCGGCCACTTCGGCGGGGCCTCGGAGTTCCGGGTCGGGCCCGATGAGACGAGCGAGCTGGAGCGCGACGGATCGGCGCGATTGGTCGCCCGGACCCGTCGCGCGGCGGTCCGTTTCGACGTCCCCGAGCAGGTCCGCGTCATGGCCCCGGTCGCTTCCGGCGACGATCCGTCGCCTGGGCCGCTGGTCCTGGCGGTCCCCCGGAATCGTCAGACGCCCCGAGCCGGCCTGGCGTACCTCGGGCTCGACCGCGACGCCGTGGAGCCCCGCGACCGCGACGCCCGGCTCTACGACCTGGGGCTCGGCGCCCGGGCGGCGGCGTTCTGCCTCCGCACCGACGACCCCGAGCTGATCCGAGGGCTCGACGACTGCCTGGGCCTGGAGTGGCCCGACCTTTTCGCGGGGATCGGCCGGCGGATCGTCGAGGCTCGCCCCGCGCGGGTCGTTCTGGGGCCGATCGGCCGGGTCGAGGCCCTCGGGCCGATCGAGGGCGGGGACGACGAGGGGCCGCTGGCGCCGATCCGGCTCGCGGGCTGTGGAGACGTCCCCAACGGCCTGGAGACGCCCGAAACGCTGACCCCCTGCGCCTTCTTCTTCCCCGATCGGGGGACCGAATGA
- a CDS encoding NB-ARC domain-containing protein → MARPEEFGRLRELLLASDPGKSVAITTALRGAGGLGKTTLATALCHDPEIRKAHPDGVLWTTLGQQPDLPTALARLIETLTGEPAAVRDVEDGSRRLADELAGRPCLLVLDDVWDAAHLRPFLRGAVRCTRLVTTRQFEVAVEARRVEVDAMTPEQGVAMLLSRVEASDATYGSFLSLARRLGEWPLLLELAGSALRLRVARGDSIEGALDYLNRGLDRKGVDVLARPKSGERNDSFAASIGLSTDLLEAEDRRRFTELAIFPEDVDIPLAAAAALWGLDDYEAEELSQRLADLSLLRLDLRAQTLSLHDVIRAYLADEVSDPAPLHARLLDSWGDLHQLPDAYAWRWLAYHLIHAGRQEVLRGLLLDPRWLSKKLQAADSNALLADFEALRGDPELALVEGAIRLSAHALSRDASLFAGQMIGRLHGSESAAIRDFLPRVQRNQRGPWLRPLAEALTPPGGALIRTLEGGGGGIRAVAASADGRRALSGSSDGTLRLWDLDSGTSIRTFEGCGGGVLAVAMSADGRRAVSGSDDGTLRLWDLDAHAPIRELEGHGGPVRAVAASADGRRAVSGSDDGTLRLWDLDSGVSIRTLEGHEGRLRAVAMSTDGRRAVSGSDDGTLRLWDLDAHAPIRELEGHGGPVRAVAASADGRRAVSGSDDGTLRLWDLDSGVSIRTLEGHEGRLRAVAMSADGRRAVSSSDDGTLRLWDLDSLASIRTLKGGGGIRAVAASADGRRAVSGSEDGTLRLWDLDSLASMHTFEACSGQVRAVAASADGRRAVSNDDDGTLRLWDLDSGASIRTLPNRRTGMNAVAASGDCRLVLCGFNDGTLSLWDLGSGSLIRPLEGHDGPVLALAMSADGRRAVSGLTDGTLRFWDLDSGESISTRAGHRDWVLAVTASADGRRAVSGSYGGTLKLWDLDSGASIRTLPNRRTGMNAVAASGDCRLVLCGFNDGTLSLWDLGSDALLLRIEGHDDRVTTLAMSADGRRAVSGSDDRTMKVWDLGTGILLAEFVGDGPYHACAIADDAVTIVAGDLLGRVQFLRLEGV, encoded by the coding sequence GTGGCTCGGCCCGAGGAGTTCGGTCGGCTGCGTGAGCTGCTCCTAGCCTCCGATCCGGGGAAGTCCGTCGCGATCACGACCGCTCTCCGTGGCGCCGGCGGGTTGGGCAAGACGACCCTGGCGACCGCCCTCTGCCACGACCCCGAGATCAGGAAGGCCCATCCCGACGGCGTCCTCTGGACCACGCTCGGCCAGCAGCCCGACCTGCCGACCGCACTGGCCCGCCTCATCGAGACCCTCACCGGCGAGCCCGCAGCCGTCCGCGACGTCGAGGACGGCTCGCGCCGACTGGCGGACGAACTGGCGGGACGGCCTTGCTTGCTCGTCCTGGACGACGTCTGGGACGCGGCCCACCTGCGTCCCTTCCTGCGCGGGGCCGTTCGATGCACCCGTCTGGTCACGACTCGACAGTTCGAAGTCGCGGTCGAAGCCCGTCGCGTGGAGGTCGACGCGATGACCCCCGAGCAGGGCGTAGCGATGCTCCTTTCGCGGGTCGAGGCTTCGGATGCGACGTACGGTTCGTTCCTGTCCCTGGCCCGTCGCCTCGGCGAGTGGCCCCTGCTGCTGGAACTGGCCGGCTCGGCGCTGCGACTTCGGGTCGCGCGGGGCGACTCGATCGAAGGGGCCCTCGACTACCTCAACAGGGGCCTCGACCGCAAGGGCGTGGACGTACTCGCTCGGCCGAAATCGGGCGAGCGAAACGACTCGTTCGCCGCCTCGATCGGGCTCAGTACGGACCTGCTGGAGGCCGAGGATCGTCGCCGCTTCACCGAACTGGCGATCTTTCCCGAAGACGTCGACATCCCCCTCGCCGCGGCGGCGGCCCTATGGGGGCTCGACGACTACGAGGCCGAGGAACTCTCCCAGCGTCTGGCCGACCTGTCGCTGCTCAGGCTCGACCTGCGAGCCCAGACCCTCAGCCTGCACGACGTGATCCGGGCCTACCTGGCGGACGAGGTCTCCGACCCGGCTCCGCTTCACGCCCGGCTGCTCGACTCCTGGGGCGACCTCCATCAACTGCCGGACGCCTACGCCTGGCGGTGGCTCGCCTACCACTTGATCCACGCGGGACGGCAGGAGGTCCTGCGGGGACTCCTCCTGGATCCCCGCTGGCTTTCGAAGAAGCTCCAAGCCGCCGACTCCAACGCCTTGCTGGCCGACTTCGAGGCGCTCCGCGGCGACCCGGAGCTGGCGCTCGTGGAGGGAGCCATCCGACTCTCCGCCCACGCCCTCTCCCGCGACGCCTCTCTGTTCGCCGGCCAGATGATCGGCCGCCTGCACGGCTCGGAGTCCGCGGCGATCAGGGACTTCCTGCCCCGCGTCCAGCGCAACCAGCGTGGTCCCTGGCTGCGTCCGCTGGCCGAGGCGTTGACCCCTCCCGGCGGTGCGCTGATTCGCACGCTGGAAGGCGGCGGCGGTGGGATTCGTGCGGTGGCGGCGTCGGCCGACGGCCGCCGCGCCCTCTCCGGCTCCAGCGACGGGACGCTCAGACTCTGGGACCTGGACTCGGGCACTTCGATTCGCACTTTTGAAGGGTGCGGCGGAGGAGTCCTTGCGGTGGCGATGTCGGCCGACGGCCGACGCGCCGTCTCCGGCTCCGACGACGGCACGCTCAGGCTCTGGGATCTGGACGCGCACGCCCCGATTCGCGAGCTGGAGGGCCACGGCGGCCCGGTCCGTGCGGTGGCGGCGTCGGCCGACGGCCGCCGCGCCGTCTCCGGCTCCGACGACGGCACGCTCAGGCTCTGGGACCTGGACTCGGGCGTCTCGATTCGCACCCTCGAAGGCCACGAGGGCCGGCTCCGTGCGGTGGCGATGTCGACCGACGGCCGACGCGCCGTCTCCGGCTCCGACGACGGCACGCTCAGGCTCTGGGACCTGGACGCGCACGCCCCGATTCGCGAGCTGGAGGGCCACGGCGGCCCGGTCCGTGCGGTGGCGGCGTCGGCCGACGGCCGCCGCGCCGTCTCCGGCTCCGACGACGGCACGCTCAGGCTCTGGGACCTGGACTCGGGCGTCTCGATTCGCACCCTCGAAGGCCACGAGGGCCGGCTCCGTGCGGTGGCGATGTCGGCCGACGGCCGACGCGCCGTCTCCAGCTCCGACGACGGCACGCTCAGGCTCTGGGACCTGGACTCGCTCGCCTCGATTCGCACGCTGAAAGGCGGCGGTGGGATCCGTGCGGTGGCGGCGTCGGCCGACGGCCGCCGCGCCGTCTCCGGCTCCGAAGACGGCACGCTCAGGCTCTGGGACCTGGACTCGCTCGCCTCGATGCACACTTTTGAGGCGTGCAGCGGCCAAGTCCGTGCGGTGGCGGCGTCGGCCGACGGCCGCCGCGCCGTCTCCAACGACGACGACGGGACGCTCAGACTCTGGGACCTGGACTCGGGCGCCTCGATTCGTACGCTGCCGAACCGAAGGACGGGCATGAACGCGGTGGCGGCGTCGGGCGACTGCCGCCTCGTCCTCTGCGGCTTCAACGACGGGACGCTCAGCCTTTGGGACCTGGGCTCGGGCTCGCTGATTCGGCCGCTGGAGGGGCACGACGGCCCGGTCCTTGCGCTGGCGATGTCGGCCGACGGCCGACGCGCCGTCTCGGGCTTGACCGATGGGACTCTCAGGTTCTGGGACCTTGACTCCGGTGAGTCAATCAGTACGCGGGCGGGACACCGCGACTGGGTCCTGGCTGTGACGGCGTCGGCAGACGGTCGGCGCGCCGTCTCCGGCTCTTACGGAGGGACGCTCAAGCTCTGGGACCTGGACTCGGGCGCCTCGATTCGTACGCTGCCGAACCGAAGGACGGGCATGAACGCGGTGGCGGCGTCGGGCGACTGCCGCCTCGTCCTCTGCGGCTTCAACGACGGGACGCTCAGCCTTTGGGACCTGGGCTCGGACGCATTGCTTCTCAGGATCGAGGGGCACGACGACCGGGTCACCACGCTGGCGATGTCGGCAGACGGCCGACGCGCCGTCTCCGGCTCAGATGACCGGACGATGAAGGTGTGGGACCTGGGAACCGGGATTCTCCTCGCGGAATTCGTCGGCGACGGCCCCTACCACGCATGCGCGATCGCGGACGACGCGGTGACGATCGTCGCGGGGGACCTGCTGGGTCGGGTCCAATTTTTGAGGCTGGAAGGCGTTTAG
- a CDS encoding esterase/lipase family protein: MSKLIKVSGCDDSQRRGDVVFVHGLDGDARSTWRPAGSAGPTWPEWLAEDLPDVGVWLLDYDAASMAWKGHAMPLADRATNALAVLDVEGLGERPTVYITHSMGGLLVKQLLRHGRDFGDPNWRRVVDQTRGIVFVSTPHSGSDIAGWVKHLSLVLRNTVAVDDLRAHDPRLRELNTWFRNNHQTLDVKVEVYCEKLPTAGFLVVNETSADPGIAGVIPVPMDDDHVTICKPAGKDSLLYKRSLRFVRGCL, translated from the coding sequence GTGAGCAAGCTGATCAAGGTCTCCGGATGCGACGATTCCCAACGTCGCGGCGACGTCGTCTTCGTGCATGGCCTGGACGGCGACGCCCGCTCCACCTGGCGGCCCGCCGGGAGCGCCGGCCCGACCTGGCCGGAGTGGCTGGCCGAGGACCTGCCCGACGTCGGCGTCTGGCTTCTCGACTACGACGCCGCATCAATGGCCTGGAAGGGCCACGCCATGCCCCTGGCCGACCGCGCCACCAACGCCCTGGCCGTCCTGGACGTCGAGGGGTTGGGCGAGCGGCCGACCGTCTACATCACCCACAGCATGGGCGGCCTGCTGGTCAAGCAATTGCTGCGGCACGGCCGGGATTTCGGCGACCCGAACTGGCGGCGCGTCGTCGACCAGACGCGGGGGATCGTTTTCGTCTCGACTCCGCACTCCGGATCGGACATCGCCGGCTGGGTCAAGCACCTGAGCCTGGTCTTGCGTAACACGGTCGCGGTCGACGATCTGCGGGCCCATGACCCGCGTCTGCGAGAACTCAACACCTGGTTCCGCAACAACCACCAGACGCTGGACGTGAAAGTCGAGGTCTACTGCGAGAAGCTGCCGACGGCTGGATTCCTGGTCGTCAATGAAACCAGCGCCGACCCCGGGATCGCCGGCGTCATCCCCGTGCCTATGGACGACGACCACGTCACGATCTGCAAGCCGGCCGGCAAGGATTCGCTCCTCTACAAGAGGTCCTTGCGATTCGTTCGGGGGTGTCTTTGA
- a CDS encoding LL-diaminopimelate aminotransferase, producing the protein MATTPFEKSQRLQKLPPYLFAEIDRKKKAAIAAGRDVINLGVGDPDRPTPRAIIESLQKNVENPAFHQYALDQGSPELRKSIAAFCKSRYGLDLDPETEILPLIGSKEGLAHFPLAVLNPGEISLVPDPCYPVYRSASQFAGADVYTMPLEPSLGFRPDLDAVPNDVYALARLMFLNFPNNPTGGTADLPYFQKVVDLARTHNFTIAQDAAYNEMYYGEPAPSILQIEGAKDVAIEFHSLSKTFNMTGWRVGFAIGGEPLISALKQVKANCDSGIFTAIQFAAKTALDQYDELTPPIRALYKERRDAFVGAMRKQGWDVPSPDATFYVWIPCPKGYTSSDLCARLLDEADVVTTPGLGFGRTADGYIRVSLTVETPRLLEAAERIGKLAL; encoded by the coding sequence ATGGCGACCACCCCGTTCGAGAAGTCCCAACGGCTCCAGAAGCTCCCGCCTTATCTGTTCGCCGAGATCGACCGCAAGAAGAAAGCCGCCATCGCCGCCGGCCGCGACGTCATCAACCTCGGCGTCGGCGACCCCGACCGCCCCACGCCCCGGGCGATCATCGAGAGCCTCCAGAAGAACGTCGAGAACCCGGCGTTCCACCAGTACGCCCTCGACCAGGGCTCGCCGGAGCTTCGGAAGTCGATCGCCGCGTTTTGCAAGTCCCGGTACGGCCTGGACCTGGACCCCGAGACCGAGATCCTGCCGCTGATCGGTTCGAAAGAAGGCCTGGCCCACTTCCCGCTCGCCGTGCTCAACCCCGGCGAGATCAGCCTGGTCCCCGATCCGTGCTACCCGGTCTACCGGTCGGCCAGCCAGTTCGCCGGGGCCGACGTCTACACCATGCCGCTGGAGCCCTCGCTGGGCTTCCGCCCCGACCTCGACGCCGTCCCGAACGACGTGTACGCCCTCGCCCGGCTGATGTTCCTGAACTTCCCGAACAACCCGACCGGCGGGACGGCCGACCTGCCTTATTTCCAGAAGGTCGTCGACCTGGCCAGGACGCACAACTTCACGATCGCGCAGGACGCCGCGTACAATGAAATGTACTACGGCGAGCCGGCCCCCAGCATCCTCCAGATCGAGGGGGCGAAGGACGTCGCGATCGAGTTCCACAGCCTGTCGAAGACGTTCAACATGACCGGCTGGCGCGTCGGCTTCGCGATCGGCGGCGAGCCGCTGATCTCGGCGCTGAAGCAGGTGAAGGCGAACTGCGACTCGGGCATCTTCACCGCCATCCAGTTCGCCGCCAAGACGGCGCTCGACCAGTACGACGAGCTGACGCCGCCAATCCGGGCCCTGTACAAGGAGCGTCGCGACGCCTTCGTCGGCGCGATGCGGAAGCAGGGGTGGGACGTCCCGTCGCCCGACGCGACCTTTTACGTCTGGATCCCGTGCCCCAAGGGGTACACCTCCAGCGACCTGTGCGCCCGGCTGCTGGACGAGGCCGACGTGGTGACGACGCCCGGCCTGGGCTTCGGCCGCACGGCCGACGGCTACATCCGGGTCTCGCTGACGGTCGAGACCCCGCGCCTGCTGGAAGCGGCCGAGCGTATCGGCAAGCTCGCCCTGTAA
- a CDS encoding 2-amino-4-hydroxy-6-hydroxymethyldihydropteridine diphosphokinase — MSEGSLAIIGMGSNQGDREAILDEAVEALKATPHVHVWTVSRYYETIPVGGPPARPRSSTRPS, encoded by the coding sequence ATGAGCGAGGGCTCGCTGGCGATCATCGGGATGGGGAGCAACCAGGGAGACCGCGAGGCGATCCTGGACGAGGCGGTCGAGGCCCTGAAGGCGACGCCCCACGTCCACGTCTGGACGGTCAGCCGCTACTACGAGACGATCCCCGTCGGCGGCCCCCCGGCCAGGCCCCGTTCCTCAACGCGGCCGTCCTGA